A stretch of the Dyella sp. 2HG41-7 genome encodes the following:
- a CDS encoding response regulator transcription factor, translating into MTAAHPCVLVIDDEAQIRKFLDIGLRAEGYAVVLAADAAEGLALAATRDPDVVILDIGLPDREGHEVLAELRQWTQVPVLMLSVRDTEKEKVKALDAGANDYMTKPFGIQELMARLRALLRNRATNAEAPPRYEDERLHVDLGLREVTLDGIPLALTRKEYAVLAMLVRHAGRVVSQQQLLREIWGGTHVNDTHYLRIVLGKLRQKLGDDPTSPRWLKTEPGVGYRFLAGNG; encoded by the coding sequence ATGACTGCCGCCCATCCATGCGTTCTGGTCATCGACGACGAGGCGCAGATTCGCAAGTTCCTCGATATCGGCCTGCGCGCGGAAGGTTATGCCGTGGTGCTCGCCGCCGATGCTGCCGAAGGTCTTGCGCTGGCCGCCACGCGCGATCCGGACGTGGTGATTCTGGATATCGGCCTGCCCGATCGCGAGGGCCACGAAGTGCTGGCGGAATTGCGCCAGTGGACGCAGGTGCCCGTGCTGATGCTGTCCGTGCGCGACACGGAAAAAGAAAAAGTCAAAGCGCTGGACGCGGGCGCCAACGACTACATGACCAAACCCTTCGGTATCCAGGAACTGATGGCGCGATTGCGCGCATTGCTGCGCAACCGCGCGACAAATGCGGAAGCGCCGCCACGTTATGAAGACGAACGCCTGCATGTCGATCTCGGTTTACGCGAAGTCACACTCGACGGCATACCGCTTGCGCTAACGCGCAAGGAATACGCCGTGCTTGCGATGTTGGTTCGCCATGCCGGACGCGTGGTGAGTCAGCAGCAACTATTGCGCGAAATCTGGGGCGGCACGCACGTGAACGATACGCACTATTTGCGCATCGTGCTGGGCAAGTTGCGGCAGAAGCTTGGGGATGATCCGACGTCGCCGCGTTGGTTGAAAACAGAACCGGGCGTGGGATATCGGTTTTTAGCTGGAAATGGTTGA
- a CDS encoding heme biosynthesis HemY N-terminal domain-containing protein, with product MKVWRWILALVIVAALAAFGWHWIAEDPGYVLIRFRGTTMQTSLLAAVVLLLLIWAVIGVLWRAVRWPFGAFSRRHRRLSRQRLADGLVALMEGRHGDAERDLHRASRLDKLRGPALLAAAEAASRRGEHGRALESLDQASQVAPRAARVLRARVLRRDGKPAEALALLTPEADSGNLSPGGWREFVMAALGAGDTRRARMALEPLQKSGVMSTRAYNSLETLVLVASIQATTDGAVLNTLWSQLPKTQRRAPAVIDAYARKAASFGLLLPAMDEVESALRREWSPQLVETYGTFGGDDLDARLRRAEGWLEAHPNDPSLLLALGRMSARLKQWSKARPYLERSLALAPSSNAWEALGDVYGGLGEAELAQRCYRNAMAMTRGDSTEPLPESNMVGGRLDTRPIAIEERDVHGVPRLKE from the coding sequence ATGAAGGTTTGGCGCTGGATACTGGCGTTGGTGATCGTCGCCGCGCTGGCGGCGTTCGGCTGGCATTGGATCGCGGAAGATCCGGGATACGTGCTGATTCGTTTCCGCGGCACCACCATGCAGACCAGTTTGCTAGCTGCCGTCGTGTTGCTGTTGCTCATATGGGCCGTGATTGGCGTGCTGTGGCGCGCCGTGCGCTGGCCATTCGGTGCGTTTTCGCGCCGTCATCGTCGTCTCAGTCGGCAGCGTTTGGCCGACGGTTTGGTGGCGTTGATGGAAGGCCGTCATGGCGATGCCGAGCGCGACCTGCATCGCGCATCGCGTCTGGACAAATTGCGCGGTCCGGCCTTGCTCGCGGCCGCCGAAGCGGCATCGCGACGTGGCGAACATGGTCGCGCGCTGGAATCGCTGGATCAGGCCTCGCAAGTCGCGCCGCGCGCTGCACGCGTATTGCGCGCACGTGTTCTGCGTCGCGATGGCAAACCCGCCGAAGCGCTGGCGCTGCTGACACCTGAAGCCGATAGCGGCAATCTCAGCCCCGGCGGCTGGCGCGAATTCGTGATGGCGGCGCTGGGCGCCGGCGATACGCGTCGTGCGCGCATGGCGCTGGAGCCGTTGCAGAAGAGCGGCGTGATGAGCACGCGCGCCTACAACTCGCTCGAAACGCTGGTGCTGGTCGCGAGCATTCAAGCAACGACCGATGGCGCGGTATTGAATACGCTGTGGTCGCAATTGCCGAAAACGCAGCGTCGCGCGCCGGCCGTGATAGACGCATATGCGCGCAAAGCGGCGAGTTTTGGGCTGCTGCTTCCGGCCATGGACGAAGTGGAATCCGCCTTGCGTCGCGAGTGGTCGCCGCAATTGGTGGAAACCTACGGCACGTTCGGTGGCGACGATCTCGACGCACGACTGCGTCGTGCCGAAGGCTGGCTTGAGGCGCACCCCAACGATCCTAGTTTGTTGTTGGCGTTGGGTCGCATGTCCGCGCGTTTGAAGCAATGGAGCAAGGCGCGACCCTATCTGGAACGCTCGTTGGCCTTGGCGCCAAGCTCGAATGCGTGGGAAGCCCTGGGCGATGTCTACGGCGGATTAGGTGAAGCGGAGTTGGCGCAACGCTGCTATCGCAATGCGATGGCGATGACGCGCGGCGACAGCACCGAGCCGTTGCCGGAGAGCAATATGGTCGGTGGTCGTCTCGATACGCGACCGATTGCGATTGAAGAGCGCGATGTGCATGGGGTGCCGAGGCTCAAGGAATAG
- a CDS encoding uroporphyrinogen-III C-methyltransferase: MSQDDLTPERTVPAAGTPSDSHRVSRSAPPSRPGGGTLALALLLALIAIIGVGYVAWRQWKLLHIDAQTLRATAALETRVNAMDHTLSGATSQSGMLLQRLNDADQVNRSLRDELLSQDQRVRDLEEAVGKLSEKTLSGQDAMRLDETESLLRMGAERYNLFHDAQGAAQAFALASQTLAGVTDNAFNDVRQNIDAEHEALVKSQVTDPQQLLDSVMQLRGDLPGLPLKPLDEPAAQEDNGVWARIRRALYGVIQIKRDNGAPVDVADAHIAREMVALDLAQAQAALLAWDSNACAASLKRADAGLAAQFDLQAPAVQQARQRIATLQGQLKQGEPVKLGGALGELRNLRAVHALKPATQNAAPTNGAKP; the protein is encoded by the coding sequence ATGAGCCAGGACGACCTCACCCCCGAACGTACCGTGCCCGCTGCCGGCACACCCTCTGACTCCCATCGCGTGAGCCGTTCGGCGCCGCCGTCCCGCCCCGGAGGAGGCACGCTCGCTTTGGCCTTGTTGCTGGCCCTGATCGCGATCATCGGCGTCGGCTACGTCGCTTGGCGGCAATGGAAGCTGCTGCATATCGACGCCCAGACGTTGCGCGCGACCGCCGCGTTGGAAACGCGGGTCAACGCCATGGATCACACGCTCTCCGGCGCCACCAGCCAGAGCGGCATGCTGTTGCAGCGTTTGAACGACGCCGACCAGGTCAATCGCTCCCTGCGTGATGAATTGCTTTCGCAAGATCAACGCGTGCGCGATCTGGAAGAAGCGGTCGGCAAGCTGTCCGAAAAAACGCTTTCCGGCCAGGACGCCATGCGCCTGGACGAAACCGAATCGCTGCTGCGCATGGGCGCCGAGCGCTACAACTTGTTCCATGACGCGCAAGGCGCGGCGCAAGCCTTCGCGCTGGCCAGTCAAACGCTCGCGGGCGTCACCGACAACGCGTTCAACGACGTGCGCCAAAACATCGATGCCGAGCACGAAGCCTTGGTGAAGAGCCAGGTGACTGATCCGCAGCAATTGCTCGATAGCGTGATGCAGTTGCGCGGTGATCTGCCGGGCCTGCCGCTGAAACCGCTCGACGAACCAGCCGCGCAGGAAGACAACGGCGTATGGGCGCGCATTCGCCGTGCGCTGTACGGCGTGATTCAAATCAAACGCGACAACGGCGCGCCGGTGGATGTGGCAGATGCACACATCGCGCGCGAAATGGTCGCTTTGGATCTGGCGCAAGCGCAGGCCGCGTTGCTGGCATGGGACAGCAATGCATGCGCGGCGTCGCTCAAGCGCGCCGACGCGGGTCTTGCCGCGCAATTCGATCTGCAAGCGCCAGCCGTGCAGCAAGCGCGTCAACGTATCGCCACTTTGCAGGGTCAACTCAAGCAAGGCGAACCGGTGAAGCTGGGCGGCGCGCTGGGCGAACTGCGCAATCTGCGCGCCGTGCATGCGCTCAAACCTGCTACGCAAAATGCCGCGCCGACGAACGGGGCCAAGCCATGA
- a CDS encoding uroporphyrinogen-III synthase produces MSATSVQVDKDLAGCTVVITRPAGTATSLAKHVRAAGGAPLLLPGLSLRGTPDAHHVRAQWREAQRDDVLIFTSPAAVRYALALAPFTETHGAVIAVGRGTARALQRHGIAAETPASRQDSEGLLALPSLEHVHGRRIALITAPGGRGLLPQQLAERGAQLRYVYVYQRTASRLTQHHIEAVQQLPADAYVLLSSAEAIQNLHAQLPATVWRRLCEATAIVSSERIAQAAREAGFVRLYPAASAAQADLLAAACRAHSRQHD; encoded by the coding sequence GTGAGCGCAACCTCCGTACAAGTTGATAAGGATCTGGCCGGCTGCACGGTGGTGATCACGCGCCCGGCGGGAACCGCTACGTCACTGGCGAAACACGTGCGCGCCGCGGGCGGCGCGCCGCTGCTGTTGCCGGGGCTGTCGTTGCGCGGGACACCCGATGCGCATCACGTGCGCGCGCAATGGCGAGAAGCGCAGCGCGACGATGTGCTAATTTTCACCAGTCCGGCAGCCGTGCGTTACGCATTGGCGCTTGCGCCGTTTACCGAAACGCATGGCGCGGTGATCGCCGTCGGGCGTGGAACGGCGCGCGCATTGCAGCGACACGGTATCGCGGCGGAAACGCCGGCGTCGCGACAAGACAGCGAAGGCCTGCTCGCGCTGCCTTCGTTGGAACATGTGCACGGTCGACGTATCGCACTGATCACCGCGCCCGGTGGACGCGGATTGCTGCCGCAACAACTCGCTGAGCGCGGCGCGCAATTGCGCTATGTTTACGTCTATCAGCGCACCGCGTCGCGATTGACGCAGCATCATATCGAAGCCGTGCAGCAGTTGCCCGCCGACGCCTATGTGTTGTTGTCCAGCGCGGAGGCGATCCAAAACCTGCACGCGCAACTCCCTGCGACCGTCTGGCGACGCTTGTGCGAAGCCACCGCCATCGTCAGCAGCGAACGGATCGCCCAAGCCGCTCGTGAAGCCGGATTCGTACGGCTCTATCCGGCCGCTTCCGCCGCGCAGGCCGACTTGCTGGCGGCGGCATGTCGGGCGCATTCACGCCAGCACGACTGA
- a CDS encoding YiiD C-terminal domain-containing protein, whose protein sequence is MNKPDLHAAAEALVAFIHEGIPLAHTMGLSLRRYDGERLVLRCPLAPNVNDKGCAFGGSLTSLMTLTGWGLVELALRQRAEDCDVYVGESTVRYLSPVWGDFEAEAQHADDADWDAFFATLSSRGRARISVICQVPGENGNPAATLEAKFVAKRRVAAAE, encoded by the coding sequence ATGAACAAACCTGATCTCCACGCCGCCGCAGAAGCCTTGGTGGCCTTTATTCACGAGGGCATTCCGCTCGCCCACACCATGGGGCTTTCATTGCGCCGCTACGACGGCGAACGGCTGGTGTTGCGTTGCCCGCTCGCGCCCAACGTCAATGACAAGGGCTGCGCGTTTGGCGGCAGCCTGACTAGCTTGATGACCTTGACCGGCTGGGGCCTGGTCGAGCTGGCGCTGCGTCAGCGCGCCGAGGATTGCGATGTCTACGTGGGCGAATCCACCGTGCGCTATCTCAGCCCGGTGTGGGGCGATTTCGAGGCCGAAGCCCAGCACGCCGACGATGCCGATTGGGATGCGTTCTTCGCCACCTTGTCGAGTCGTGGCCGGGCGCGGATTTCGGTTATCTGCCAAGTGCCTGGCGAAAATGGGAACCCCGCCGCCACGTTGGAGGCGAAGTTCGTGGCGAAGCGTCGCGTGGCTGCGGCAGAATAA
- a CDS encoding rhodanese-like domain-containing protein, with amino-acid sequence MNDFLHKLPQFVGNHLALSLLFVVLVIALIVMQVMVLLRKFTELTPAGLTQLINRDSPLMIDLSAIADFEKMHVPGAKHVAMSQFDPENKDLIKARELPVVVMDKDGRNTEKAAQRLVKAGFTRVYTLGGGVLAWQQAQLPVAKGKN; translated from the coding sequence ATGAACGATTTTCTTCACAAGCTGCCCCAATTCGTGGGTAACCATCTCGCGCTGTCCCTGCTCTTTGTGGTGCTGGTGATCGCGCTGATCGTCATGCAGGTGATGGTGCTGCTGCGCAAGTTCACGGAGCTGACGCCGGCCGGCCTGACGCAGCTCATCAATCGCGACAGCCCGCTGATGATCGATCTGTCGGCCATCGCCGATTTCGAAAAGATGCACGTGCCGGGCGCCAAGCATGTGGCAATGAGTCAGTTCGATCCGGAAAACAAAGATCTGATCAAAGCGCGCGAGCTGCCGGTGGTGGTGATGGACAAGGATGGCCGCAACACCGAGAAAGCCGCTCAGCGTTTGGTGAAAGCGGGCTTCACGCGCGTTTACACCCTGGGTGGCGGCGTGCTGGCTTGGCAGCAAGCGCAGTTGCCGGTGGCGAAAGGCAAGAATTGA
- a CDS encoding 2Fe-2S iron-sulfur cluster-binding protein, with protein sequence MYPVYYVTLQHSGRRFEVAQGETVLEAAQRAGIALPYSCRAGVCGSCKATLIQGHCEYPRNPPAALDAHDRAQHAVLLCQAVPASDLIVQAREVTSVEDIARRQLTVRVARKWQLAPDVIGLHLQPLPGELRLNWLPGQYLDVLLDEGRRRPFSIANGPQADGVIELHVRHVAGGGFTTWVSDVLKENDTLRIEGPLGTFVAREDSERPMIFMAGGTGFAPVKAILEHFLVLGTRRTIDVYWGARSAADLYQRELAESWAAKLPHLRFHAVLSDPEQAQIAELRAGLVHEAVLQDHPDLSAHDVYMSGPHAMIEAGRRLFVEAGLPEDRLYYDSFEYAPDVLAQILAGRAGIAEDVYGVKG encoded by the coding sequence ATGTATCCCGTGTATTACGTCACTCTCCAACATTCCGGCCGCCGTTTCGAGGTCGCGCAGGGCGAAACCGTGCTGGAAGCCGCGCAGCGCGCCGGCATCGCCTTGCCGTATTCCTGCCGCGCCGGCGTGTGCGGCAGCTGCAAGGCCACGCTGATTCAGGGCCATTGCGAGTACCCGCGCAATCCGCCGGCCGCGCTGGACGCGCACGATCGCGCGCAGCATGCCGTGCTGCTGTGCCAGGCCGTGCCCGCCAGCGATTTGATTGTGCAAGCGCGCGAAGTCACCTCGGTGGAAGATATCGCGCGGCGCCAACTGACCGTGCGCGTGGCGCGCAAATGGCAGCTTGCGCCGGATGTGATCGGTCTGCATTTGCAGCCATTGCCGGGCGAACTGCGTTTGAACTGGTTGCCGGGGCAGTACCTGGATGTGCTGCTGGACGAAGGTCGTCGGCGTCCGTTCTCCATTGCCAACGGACCGCAGGCCGATGGGGTGATCGAGTTGCATGTGCGTCACGTCGCAGGCGGTGGATTCACGACCTGGGTGTCGGACGTGTTGAAAGAAAACGACACGCTTCGTATCGAAGGTCCGCTCGGCACCTTCGTGGCGCGCGAGGATTCCGAGCGGCCCATGATTTTTATGGCCGGCGGCACCGGTTTTGCGCCGGTGAAGGCGATCCTCGAACATTTTCTCGTGCTCGGTACGCGTCGGACGATCGACGTGTATTGGGGGGCGCGCAGCGCGGCGGATCTTTATCAGCGGGAGCTCGCGGAGAGCTGGGCCGCGAAATTGCCGCATCTGCGTTTCCATGCCGTGCTCTCCGATCCGGAGCAGGCGCAAATCGCCGAACTGCGGGCTGGATTAGTGCATGAAGCCGTGCTGCAAGATCACCCGGATCTTTCCGCGCACGATGTCTATATGAGCGGACCGCACGCGATGATCGAGGCGGGGCGCAGGCTGTTTGTCGAAGCGGGACTGCCGGAAGATCGGCTTTACTACGATTCGTTCGAATACGCACCCGATGTGCTGGCGCAGATTCTTGCCGGTCGCGCTGGCATTGCCGAAGACGTGTACGGCGTAAAAGGTTGA
- a CDS encoding hotdog fold thioesterase, with protein MGIWKQPIDLESLNSWRQNTLLEALGIHITAFGEDWLQGTMPVDHRTHQPYGLLHGGASVALAETLGSTAAMWTLDPEKERAVGLDINANHVRGVLSGTVTGTARPLHIGRSTQVWEIRIEDESNRLVCISRITMAVVPASAVGSR; from the coding sequence ATGGGCATTTGGAAACAGCCGATCGATCTGGAAAGCCTCAATAGCTGGCGCCAAAACACCCTGCTGGAGGCGCTGGGCATTCATATCACCGCTTTCGGCGAGGACTGGCTGCAAGGCACGATGCCAGTGGATCACCGCACGCACCAGCCGTACGGGCTGCTGCATGGCGGCGCATCCGTCGCGCTGGCCGAAACGCTCGGCAGCACGGCGGCCATGTGGACGCTCGATCCGGAGAAAGAGCGTGCGGTCGGCTTGGATATCAATGCCAATCATGTGCGCGGCGTGCTCAGCGGCACCGTGACAGGCACGGCGCGTCCGCTGCATATCGGGCGTTCGACGCAGGTGTGGGAAATTCGCATCGAGGACGAATCGAATCGACTGGTTTGTATTTCGCGCATCACCATGGCAGTGGTGCCGGCTTCGGCGGTGGGTTCGCGTTGA
- a CDS encoding serine/threonine protein kinase — protein MTDETPYARLTPDLVLDSITACGLWPDGRLLALNSYENRVWQVGLEDDSPVIAKFYRPHRWSDAAILEEHAFAQELAEAELPVVAPLHFAERTLLHHDGFRYALSPRHGGRAPSLESTDQLEWLGRLIARIHNVGARSSFAHRGYIDRDTLILQPMRAVLASPLLSHSLHDRYRQAVERMDRLVAARFDAVGPLRRLRLHGDCHPGNVLWTDAGPHFVDLDDARMGPAVQDLWMLAHDERAMEALLEGYASMRDFDHAELALIPALRAMRQVHYAGWIAARWHDPAFPAAFPFAAEARWWEQHITDLHEQADELEY, from the coding sequence GTGACTGACGAAACGCCTTATGCGCGTCTCACGCCCGATCTCGTGCTCGATTCGATCACGGCCTGCGGCTTGTGGCCCGACGGTCGCTTGCTCGCGCTGAACAGCTACGAAAATCGCGTGTGGCAGGTGGGATTGGAAGACGACTCGCCGGTTATCGCGAAGTTCTATCGACCCCATCGATGGAGCGATGCGGCGATTCTGGAAGAACACGCCTTCGCGCAAGAACTCGCTGAAGCCGAATTGCCGGTCGTCGCGCCGCTGCATTTCGCCGAACGCACCCTGCTGCATCACGACGGTTTTCGCTATGCCTTGTCACCCCGACATGGCGGTCGCGCGCCGTCGCTGGAATCGACGGATCAACTCGAATGGCTGGGGCGACTGATCGCACGCATCCATAACGTCGGTGCGCGATCGTCCTTCGCTCATCGCGGTTATATCGACCGCGATACGCTGATTCTGCAACCGATGCGCGCCGTCCTTGCCTCACCCTTGCTCTCGCATTCATTGCATGACCGCTATCGCCAAGCGGTGGAACGCATGGATCGCCTGGTTGCCGCGCGTTTCGACGCGGTCGGCCCCCTTCGCAGATTGCGCCTGCACGGCGATTGCCATCCCGGCAATGTGCTGTGGACCGACGCGGGCCCGCATTTCGTCGACCTCGACGACGCGCGCATGGGTCCTGCCGTGCAAGATCTCTGGATGCTGGCGCACGACGAACGCGCGATGGAAGCGTTGCTGGAAGGTTATGCGTCGATGCGTGACTTCGATCACGCAGAACTTGCATTGATACCCGCGCTGCGCGCCATGCGACAAGTGCATTATGCAGGCTGGATCGCCGCGCGCTGGCACGACCCTGCGTTCCCTGCGGCGTTTCCGTTCGCCGCGGAAGCGCGCTGGTGGGAACAGCACATCACGGACCTGCATGAGCAGGCGGACGAACTTGAATACTAA
- a CDS encoding class I SAM-dependent rRNA methyltransferase: MSTPSELPVIRLKSDRTPGHPWVWSAQVHKPESRLPPGSVVDVVDAKNRFVGRGFWNGHARIALRLLTANAQEAINAEWINARIDRAVNLRRELLTLDTITDAWRVVHSEGDGLSGLIVDRYNDILVVEYFAAGMWKFRDAIHAALLRHFSGARLYWFAESHVQKQESFDCRAMEAPTPVEVHEHGLRFHAAPGYGHKTGFFADQRENRRRFAELARGKRVLDLCCNAGGFAVHAMAGGAREAVGVDMDPGILEIARANAQANDLAIRFEQGDIFDWLRQAVARGDRYDAVILDPAKLTRDRTKVLDALKKYFAMNRLALDVIPPGGLLLTCSCTGLVSEEDFLEMLRRVALNAGREIQILEVRGAGADHPVRTDVPESRYLKAVFCRVD, encoded by the coding sequence ATGAGTACGCCTTCCGAATTGCCCGTTATCCGCCTGAAATCCGACCGCACGCCAGGCCATCCCTGGGTGTGGTCGGCGCAGGTGCACAAGCCCGAATCGCGACTGCCGCCGGGCAGCGTGGTCGATGTCGTCGATGCAAAGAATCGCTTCGTCGGGCGCGGCTTCTGGAACGGGCATGCGCGTATCGCGTTGCGCTTGCTTACGGCAAATGCGCAAGAAGCGATCAATGCGGAGTGGATCAACGCGCGCATCGATCGCGCCGTCAATCTGCGACGCGAGCTGCTTACGTTGGATACGATCACCGACGCATGGCGCGTGGTGCACAGCGAAGGCGATGGGCTTTCGGGGCTGATCGTCGATCGCTACAACGACATCCTGGTGGTCGAATATTTCGCCGCCGGCATGTGGAAATTCCGCGACGCCATTCATGCCGCCTTGCTTCGCCATTTCTCCGGCGCGCGTTTGTACTGGTTCGCCGAAAGCCATGTGCAAAAGCAGGAATCGTTCGACTGCCGCGCGATGGAAGCGCCCACGCCGGTGGAAGTGCACGAACATGGTTTGCGCTTTCACGCCGCGCCGGGCTATGGACACAAAACCGGTTTCTTCGCCGATCAACGCGAAAACCGGCGTCGCTTCGCCGAGCTTGCGCGCGGCAAACGCGTGCTCGACTTGTGCTGCAACGCAGGCGGGTTCGCCGTGCACGCAATGGCGGGCGGCGCACGCGAAGCGGTCGGCGTGGATATGGACCCCGGCATTCTTGAGATCGCCCGCGCGAACGCGCAAGCAAACGATCTCGCCATCCGTTTCGAGCAAGGCGATATTTTCGATTGGCTGCGTCAAGCCGTGGCGCGCGGCGACCGCTACGACGCCGTGATTCTCGATCCCGCCAAGCTCACGCGCGATCGCACCAAGGTGCTGGATGCGCTGAAGAAATATTTCGCCATGAACCGGCTTGCGCTGGATGTGATTCCACCCGGGGGTTTGCTGTTGACGTGCTCGTGCACCGGCCTGGTCAGCGAAGAAGATTTCCTGGAGATGCTGCGTCGCGTGGCCCTGAATGCGGGCCGCGAAATCCAGATTTTGGAAGTGCGCGGCGCGGGTGCGGATCACCCCGTTCGCACCGACGTGCCGGAAAGCCGCTATCTCAAGGCCGTGTTCTGCCGCGTGGACTGA
- a CDS encoding Pr6Pr family membrane protein: MSVSTVRGRPLLALIAVLAWCGVALQLYLSLRLTDSMGMSIPTGLAIYLGYFTVLTNMLVGVAATAPLLGAESTWGRFFQRPEAIGWVAVSIAFVGVSYFVLLRHVWNPQGLQLVADIVMHYVVPIAFAIYSLMALRGQALRWSAPFRWSLYPLIYFVYVLIRGELLGRYPYGFIDVLQLGYARTLRNAVFLWIAFIVLAYVLMLIWRAISPRGRTRP, translated from the coding sequence GTGAGCGTATCGACCGTCCGTGGAAGGCCGCTGCTGGCGCTGATCGCCGTTCTTGCCTGGTGCGGTGTGGCGTTACAGCTTTATCTCTCGCTGCGGCTGACCGATTCGATGGGCATGTCGATCCCGACGGGATTGGCGATCTATCTGGGCTACTTCACCGTGCTAACGAATATGTTGGTGGGCGTGGCGGCTACGGCGCCGTTGCTCGGGGCGGAGTCGACATGGGGCCGTTTCTTTCAGCGACCCGAGGCGATCGGCTGGGTGGCCGTCAGCATCGCATTCGTGGGCGTGAGTTATTTCGTGCTGCTGCGCCACGTCTGGAATCCGCAGGGTTTGCAGCTGGTGGCCGATATCGTGATGCATTACGTCGTACCGATCGCGTTTGCGATCTATAGCCTGATGGCGTTGCGCGGACAGGCGTTGCGGTGGTCGGCGCCGTTTCGGTGGAGTCTTTATCCGCTGATCTATTTTGTCTATGTGCTGATTCGCGGCGAGTTGCTTGGTCGTTATCCGTACGGATTTATCGACGTTCTGCAACTCGGTTACGCGCGTACGTTGCGCAACGCGGTCTTTTTGTGGATCGCGTTTATCGTGTTGGCGTACGTGTTGATGCTGATCTGGCGAGCGATCAGTCCACGCGGCAGAACACGGCCTTGA
- the rmuC gene encoding DNA recombination protein RmuC — protein MPLIDLVAALLVVLLALQIFALLRGRGDAVLQTKLDALKDDVRHLREALAKEQREGRGELSQALTQFGQRLDTLTERTDTGMQTLSQRLIEESRRGREELAASLNQLGAQQKQQLATLTADNEKRLGEVRATLETKLGAIQQDNAAKLEQMRATVDEKLQSTLETRLGQSFKLVSERLEAVQRGLGEMQSLASGVGDLKRVLSNVKTRGILGEMQLAALLEQMLTPDQYESNVATVPGSDERVEFAIRLPGGDRDAKVWLPIDAKFPREDYERLLDAQQQADADAVERAAAALERRIRDEAKTIRAKYIAPPATTDFAILFLPTEGLYAEIIRRPGLFESLQREQRVTVAGPTTLSALLNSLQMGFRTLAIQKRSSEVWQILGAVKNEFGKFGDVLSMVRKKLDEASKHIDKTTTRTRAIERKLRDVESLPGEPTQQLLDSDLTEGDEDVVED, from the coding sequence ATGCCCTTGATCGATCTTGTCGCCGCCCTGCTCGTCGTGCTGCTTGCGCTGCAGATATTCGCCCTGCTGCGCGGCCGTGGGGACGCAGTACTGCAAACGAAGCTGGACGCCTTGAAAGACGACGTCCGCCATTTGCGCGAAGCCTTGGCCAAGGAGCAACGCGAAGGACGCGGCGAATTGAGCCAGGCGCTGACGCAGTTCGGGCAACGCCTGGATACGCTTACGGAGCGCACCGATACCGGCATGCAAACGCTCTCGCAACGGTTGATCGAGGAATCGCGTCGCGGTCGCGAGGAACTTGCCGCCAGTCTCAATCAGCTCGGCGCACAGCAGAAGCAACAGCTCGCCACGCTGACCGCCGACAACGAAAAACGCCTCGGCGAAGTGCGCGCGACGCTCGAAACCAAACTCGGCGCCATCCAACAGGACAACGCAGCCAAGCTGGAACAAATGCGCGCCACCGTCGACGAAAAGCTGCAGTCCACGCTGGAAACGCGGCTCGGTCAATCGTTCAAGCTGGTGTCGGAGCGACTGGAAGCGGTGCAGCGCGGCCTCGGCGAGATGCAATCACTCGCCAGCGGCGTGGGCGATCTCAAGCGCGTGCTGAGCAATGTGAAAACGCGCGGTATTTTGGGCGAAATGCAGCTGGCCGCACTATTGGAGCAAATGCTCACGCCCGATCAGTACGAATCCAATGTCGCCACGGTTCCGGGTTCGGACGAGCGCGTGGAATTCGCCATTCGTCTCCCCGGCGGCGATCGCGACGCGAAGGTTTGGCTTCCCATCGACGCGAAATTTCCGCGCGAAGATTACGAGCGTCTGTTGGACGCGCAGCAACAAGCGGATGCCGACGCTGTGGAACGCGCCGCCGCCGCTTTGGAGCGCCGTATTCGCGACGAGGCCAAAACCATTCGCGCCAAATACATCGCCCCGCCGGCGACGACCGATTTCGCCATCCTGTTTTTGCCGACCGAAGGCTTGTACGCCGAGATCATTCGCCGCCCCGGTTTGTTCGAAAGCCTGCAACGCGAACAACGCGTCACCGTGGCGGGGCCCACGACGCTTTCCGCGCTACTCAACAGTTTGCAGATGGGTTTCCGCACGCTGGCCATTCAAAAGCGCAGCAGCGAAGTGTGGCAAATCCTCGGCGCCGTCAAAAACGAATTTGGCAAATTCGGCGATGTGCTCAGCATGGTGCGCAAGAAGCTGGATGAAGCCAGCAAGCATATCGACAAAACCACCACGCGCACGCGAGCCATTGAACGCAAGCTGCGCGATGTGGAATCGCTGCCGGGGGAACCGACGCAGCAACTGTTAGACAGCGATCTGACCGAAGGGGATGAGGACGTCGTGGAAGATTGA